From the genome of Bacteroidales bacterium:
TCCGTTTCCAGCTGCAGCCAGTAGGCCTGCAATTTTCGCCTTTCTTCGGGAGTTGCATCTTTCCCGAGATAATAATCATATACATCCACGGTGAGTTTGGCAGGCTTGCCGTTGCGCCACAGCCAGATCCATCCGTACTCATTGACCAGTTGGGCTGCTCCGGATTCAATGCTTTCGATATTGGTCTGGTTGCGGTAATTCAGGTTCCCCAGTGGATAGGGATCTTTTTTGAAATCTTCCATATCAACCCATGGCCTGGGACCTTCGTAAGGGTGGGGTTCATCCATTTCATCGAGGCCTTCTTTAAGCTGTTCTGCAGTCATGTATCCTGCATCCCATATGCGGGTTGGATCCAGTTGCATTAAATCCGGTATGAGCTTGTTGCCTATAAAATCGTTCCAGTTCTCGTTGATGGCATCCCAGATGACAATGCTGGGGTGGTTTCCGTCGCTCCACACCCAGTCGGTATATTCTTTCCGTATCTGCCCATCCCAGCCGTGATCCTGCCAGTATAACCATTCATTCTGAAACATGATGCCATGCTCATCGGCAATGTCATACCAGAAGTCCGGAACAATTCCTACGCAGATACGCATGGCATTCCAGTGCATTTTTTTGGGATGCTCAATGAGTAGCTTTTTCACCCATTCCCTGTCCCATACCAGTGAATCACAGTCCGGATCTTCAAAAAAGCGATGCAGTGTAATGTTGCTCCCGCGGAGAAAGGTCTTTTTGCCGTTGAGGTAAAAATATTTTCCTTTTCGGGTAAAGTCACGCATTCCAAAGTGATCAGAATAGACGTCATTTACCGTATCATCCTTAACTACTTCTACTTTTGCCTCATAAAGAAAAGGATTTTCGGGGGTCCATCCATTTAAACGAGGCATATTGATGCTCGTTTTCACAACGCTCAGATTGTCTCGTTTCGAAATGTCTTTGATGGTTTTTGAAGTGACTTGCTCTCCGGATTCCTTTTCAAAAATATCGATGTTCAAACTGATGGAATCTTCCATCTTGTCTCCATAACCGATCTGCGCCGGATAAAAATTTCTGAGGCGCACCTTGACGGTAACCTTCTTTTCTTCCAGGTTTGGCAGCAACAGCAACCTGTTTACCCTGATTTTTCCGGAGAATGAGAGGAAAACATCGTCCCATATACCCGGGAGATAATGCTCCTTTTCTTTGTCGGTGCTCCCTGCGGCCTGGCTGGGAAGCCAGGTGCGATCGCCAACACGGATCAATATC
Proteins encoded in this window:
- a CDS encoding beta-glycosidase, with amino-acid sequence MRVNRLLLLPNLEEKKVTVKVRLRNFYPAQIGYGDKMEDSISLNIDIFEKESGEQVTSKTIKDISKRDNLSVVKTSINMPRLNGWTPENPFLYEAKVEVVKDDTVNDVYSDHFGMRDFTRKGKYFYLNGKKTFLRGSNITLHRFFEDPDCDSLVWDREWVKKLLIEHPKKMHWNAMRICVGIVPDFWYDIADEHGIMFQNEWLYWQDHGWDGQIRKEYTDWVWSDGNHPSIVIWDAINENWNDFIGNKLIPDLMQLDPTRIWDAGYMTAEQLKEGLDEMDEPHPYEGPRPWVDMEDFKKDPYPLGNLNYRNQTNIESIESGAAQLVNEYGWIWLWRNGKPAKLTVDVYDYYLGKDATPEERRKLQAYWLQLETEWLRSIRQHAGVLSFCYLTNNYGFTGDWFINDVANLEPGPTMHWFQHAFAPAAVFINLTDERYTKFKSPHKPGSLLNFNLAGVNDRRKPVRGTTLVKLLNHNGEIVREKTLHVELPVDIRKDIPVAINLPDQSGGYLLVAEFTPENQSSPIISRRYIKVGEAEEYRFYEMRV